From the Nodularia sp. NIES-3585 genome, one window contains:
- a CDS encoding TIGR00297 family protein, with product MLSFIDSANPWLVAIGLNTILLGLVWIAPKQLLTPAGIFHAWLLGVLIWVTLGWQGYLVVVFYFLVGSGVTRIGMAQKEAAGIAEKRSGARGPENVWGSALTAALCALGVGILNSGLVIPSIQSLVPNPQFLLLLGYVASFSTKLSDTTASEVGKAYGKRTFLITTLQPVSRGTEGAVSLEGTIAGVLASIAIACVGWAVGLIDLFGIGWCILAAFIATNLESVIGATLQSKYDWLTNEVVNIFNTLIGAIAAMVLALFWTIITASFPA from the coding sequence ATGTTATCTTTTATTGATTCTGCAAATCCCTGGTTGGTAGCAATAGGATTGAACACAATTTTATTAGGTTTAGTATGGATTGCGCCCAAACAGCTACTCACCCCAGCAGGTATATTTCACGCTTGGTTACTGGGAGTACTCATTTGGGTAACTCTCGGTTGGCAAGGATATTTAGTGGTGGTGTTCTATTTTTTAGTTGGTTCTGGTGTAACACGGATTGGTATGGCACAGAAGGAAGCAGCAGGAATAGCTGAAAAGCGTTCTGGAGCTAGAGGCCCGGAAAATGTTTGGGGTTCGGCTCTGACTGCGGCTTTGTGTGCCTTGGGCGTAGGGATTCTCAATTCGGGATTAGTCATACCCAGTATCCAGTCCCTAGTCCCTAATCCCCAGTTTCTACTGTTGTTAGGCTATGTGGCGAGCTTTAGTACTAAGCTTTCTGATACCACTGCTAGCGAAGTTGGTAAAGCCTACGGTAAACGCACCTTTTTGATTACTACACTCCAACCTGTATCTCGTGGTACAGAGGGAGCCGTGAGTTTAGAGGGAACAATAGCGGGTGTGCTGGCTTCGATTGCGATCGCTTGCGTAGGTTGGGCAGTTGGTTTGATAGATTTATTCGGAATAGGTTGGTGCATATTGGCAGCATTTATTGCTACCAATTTAGAAAGTGTCATTGGCGCAACGTTGCAATCTAAATATGACTGGCTCACCAATGAAGTAGTAAATATTTTCAATACATTAATCGGTGCGATCGCAGCCATGGTACTCGCCTTATTCTGGACAATAATTACTGCCTCATTCCCTGCCTAA